In the Megasphaera vaginalis (ex Bordigoni et al. 2020) genome, one interval contains:
- the plsY gene encoding glycerol-3-phosphate 1-O-acyltransferase PlsY produces MMSLLYLLLAYIVGSFPSGLVVGKFFFHTDLREYGSHNIGATNAYRVLGAMPGLAVLILDIAKGVSGVWLGKLAGAAAPEYQIYLMIAGGLIAIIGHSCSLFLQFKGGKGVATGLGVILFLAPVETAIVFLVWCVIVAVTRIVSLGSIVAAALVPVAMYFFDEPLPVTGFGLLAAVLVIVRHKDNIIRLLHGNELKVERIKTK; encoded by the coding sequence ATGATGTCGTTGTTGTATCTGCTTTTGGCGTATATTGTCGGCTCTTTCCCCAGCGGACTTGTCGTCGGCAAGTTTTTTTTCCATACGGACTTGCGGGAATACGGCAGTCATAATATCGGCGCGACAAATGCGTACCGCGTGTTGGGCGCCATGCCCGGACTGGCTGTGCTGATTCTCGATATTGCCAAAGGCGTGTCAGGTGTTTGGCTGGGGAAACTCGCCGGCGCCGCCGCTCCGGAATATCAGATTTATTTGATGATTGCCGGCGGGCTCATTGCTATTATCGGTCATTCCTGTTCGCTGTTTCTCCAGTTTAAGGGCGGCAAGGGGGTGGCAACGGGGTTAGGCGTTATTTTGTTTTTGGCGCCCGTTGAAACGGCGATCGTCTTTCTGGTTTGGTGTGTCATCGTCGCGGTTACGCGTATTGTATCCCTGGGATCAATCGTGGCGGCGGCGCTTGTTCCTGTTGCGATGTACTTTTTTGATGAACCTCTCCCGGTCACTGGTTTCGGACTGTTGGCTGCTGTCCTGGTCATCGTACGCCATAAAGATAACATTATCCGACTTCTTCATGGCAATGAATTAAAAGTGGAACGAATAAAAACAAAGTAG
- the rsmD gene encoding 16S rRNA (guanine(966)-N(2))-methyltransferase RsmD, with product MRIIAGSARGRLLKSPKGMLTRPTLDSTRESLFNILGPGALKDAAVLDIFAGTGALGLEAVSRGATKAVFIDSRTGALIRENALLCRAADRCTVLAGDYKRMLAHLQGERFDYIFADPPYVKNFVNETIALIFRHTLLRSDGLLLMEHSSREPIADSPLFTIIRKKTYGSDTQISFIRGCKEGV from the coding sequence GTGAGAATTATAGCGGGTTCCGCGCGAGGGCGCCTTTTAAAATCGCCGAAAGGCATGCTGACGCGGCCGACGCTCGACAGTACGCGGGAAAGTTTGTTCAATATTCTCGGGCCCGGGGCGCTGAAAGATGCTGCCGTTCTCGATATCTTTGCCGGTACCGGTGCCTTGGGACTGGAAGCGGTAAGCCGCGGTGCGACAAAAGCCGTTTTTATTGACAGCAGGACCGGCGCTCTGATTAGGGAAAATGCGTTGTTGTGCCGTGCGGCCGATCGATGCACTGTCCTTGCCGGTGATTATAAGCGCATGTTGGCACATCTTCAAGGAGAACGGTTCGACTATATTTTTGCTGATCCGCCATATGTGAAGAATTTTGTCAATGAAACGATTGCCTTGATTTTTCGCCATACATTGCTTCGGTCTGACGGTCTGCTTCTCATGGAGCACAGCAGTCGGGAACCGATAGCGGATAGTCCCCTGTTTACAATTATCAGAAAAAAAACCTATGGAAGCGACACGCAGATATCATTTATCCGCGGTTGCAAGGAAGGGGTATAA
- the coaD gene encoding pantetheine-phosphate adenylyltransferase: protein MRIGICPGSFDPVTNGHIDIFERGSKLVDRLIVAVFENPTKKPLFSMAEREAMLHETTRHIANIEVVSFGGLLNQYAIERGATIIIRGLRALTDFEYEFQRALLMKKVEPTIETVFIMASTQHSYISSTGIRELACFGGKLEGLVPSYVEGELKLKFKDKYKA from the coding sequence GTGCGAATCGGAATCTGTCCGGGTAGCTTTGATCCGGTTACGAACGGACACATTGACATATTTGAAAGAGGCAGTAAACTTGTCGATCGATTGATTGTAGCCGTTTTTGAAAATCCAACGAAGAAACCGTTATTTTCCATGGCAGAGCGGGAAGCGATGCTCCATGAAACGACAAGACATATTGCCAATATTGAAGTTGTCAGTTTTGGCGGGTTATTAAATCAGTATGCGATTGAACGGGGAGCGACGATCATTATTCGCGGCCTTCGCGCTCTTACCGATTTCGAGTATGAGTTTCAGCGTGCTTTATTGATGAAAAAGGTGGAACCGACGATAGAGACGGTTTTTATCATGGCCAGTACACAACATTCGTATATCAGTTCGACGGGGATTCGGGAACTTGCTTGTTTCGGAGGCAAATTAGAGGGGCTTGTGCCGAGTTATGTTGAAGGTGAATTAAAATTGAAGTTTAAAGATAAATATAAGGCATAG
- a CDS encoding TrmH family RNA methyltransferase translates to MKEITSRDNQWIKLACAVKRKKERTAQRRVFLEGRRLVTDAVENEIRDGICFVSPKGREQADFDDLFARGVALGWDFFSVTASVYDKLKDTQSPQGIAAVVPFFTHTLQSLEKDNTARSLVYLQAIQDPGNLGTIIRTAAATDCGAVILSPGSVDVYNDKTLRSAMGAIFKVPLIENIDEEEICAFVLRQGRVLFGTSPQGRVSFAAADYKRPAVLAFGNEGQGLTAAFAQCCDELLSIPMRSNTESLNLATAVGLVLYRAWEANGFAR, encoded by the coding sequence ATGAAAGAAATTACTTCACGTGATAATCAATGGATCAAATTGGCTTGTGCAGTGAAACGAAAAAAGGAGCGTACTGCGCAGCGACGAGTTTTTCTGGAAGGCCGCCGTCTGGTGACGGATGCGGTGGAAAACGAAATTCGTGACGGCATTTGTTTTGTTTCGCCGAAAGGTCGTGAGCAGGCCGATTTTGACGATCTTTTCGCTCGCGGCGTTGCACTGGGCTGGGACTTTTTTTCCGTTACGGCGAGCGTGTACGATAAGTTGAAAGATACGCAGTCACCGCAGGGGATCGCCGCCGTCGTTCCTTTTTTTACGCATACGCTGCAGTCGCTGGAGAAGGATAACACGGCTCGTTCGTTGGTATACTTGCAGGCCATTCAGGATCCGGGGAATTTGGGGACCATCATACGGACGGCGGCGGCGACGGATTGCGGCGCCGTTATACTCAGTCCCGGCAGCGTCGACGTGTATAATGATAAGACGCTGCGCAGCGCGATGGGCGCTATTTTTAAAGTTCCCTTGATAGAGAATATTGACGAAGAAGAGATCTGTGCGTTTGTCCTGCGGCAAGGCAGGGTTCTGTTTGGGACCTCGCCGCAGGGACGTGTATCCTTCGCCGCTGCCGATTACAAACGTCCCGCTGTCCTGGCCTTCGGCAATGAAGGACAAGGGCTGACGGCGGCGTTTGCGCAGTGTTGCGACGAATTGTTGTCGATTCCGATGCGGAGCAATACGGAATCGTTGAATCTGGCGACAGCCGTAGGCCTGGTTCTGTACAGAGCATGGGAAGCGAACGGCTTTGCGAGGTGA
- the larB gene encoding nickel pincer cofactor biosynthesis protein LarB, whose amino-acid sequence MDEIRKILEAYKAGVFTLEEAAASLADDRGDTCHLGFANLDLQRQERCGFPEVVYCAGKTTEQSVKILAFLMARYDNVIGTRADQAVYEGIKPTVPTACYDATARMVYQHKDRTVFNGERTIAVITAGTSDIPVAEEAALTATIMGNKVERIYDVGVAGLHRLLARREDICRANVNIVVAGMEGALASVVGGLVGKPVIAVPTSIGYGANFHGLSALLAMLNSCAAGVSVVNIDNGFGAGRMAAMINGMR is encoded by the coding sequence ATGGATGAGATCAGAAAAATATTGGAAGCGTATAAAGCCGGCGTGTTCACGCTGGAAGAAGCCGCCGCATCACTGGCCGATGACCGAGGCGATACCTGTCATCTGGGGTTTGCCAATCTCGATTTACAGCGGCAGGAACGATGCGGATTTCCGGAAGTCGTCTATTGCGCCGGGAAGACAACGGAACAGTCGGTGAAGATATTGGCGTTTCTTATGGCGCGTTACGATAATGTTATCGGCACGCGTGCCGATCAGGCCGTTTATGAAGGGATTAAGCCGACTGTTCCCACCGCCTGCTACGACGCGACGGCTCGTATGGTGTATCAACATAAGGACCGGACGGTATTTAACGGAGAGCGGACAATTGCCGTCATTACGGCCGGAACCAGCGATATCCCCGTGGCTGAGGAGGCGGCGCTGACGGCAACGATTATGGGCAATAAAGTGGAGCGCATTTATGACGTCGGCGTAGCCGGGCTGCATCGGTTGTTAGCACGGCGCGAGGACATTTGCCGGGCTAATGTCAATATTGTCGTCGCCGGCATGGAAGGAGCGCTGGCCAGCGTCGTCGGCGGTCTGGTCGGCAAACCTGTCATTGCCGTGCCGACAAGTATCGGTTACGGCGCCAATTTTCACGGTTTATCGGCGCTGCTGGCGATGTTGAACAGTTGTGCCGCCGGTGTTTCCGTCGTCAATATCGATAACGGATTCGGCGCCGGGAGAATGGCGGCTATGATTAACGGCATGAGGTAG
- the larC gene encoding nickel insertion protein, which yields METLWQMEANIDDMNPQHLEYVFSRLLESGVNDVWAVPMLMKKGRLAVMLGVLCKKALLEEVEAIIFTETTSIGVRHFPVERKACERFFGEVTVDGERIGCKICSHNGRVTTISAEYDDCRRAAEKSGKPLKEWQRRAKEEAYKIYG from the coding sequence ATGGAAACATTATGGCAAATGGAAGCAAACATTGACGACATGAATCCGCAGCATCTGGAGTATGTCTTTTCACGCCTGCTGGAAAGCGGCGTCAATGATGTCTGGGCTGTACCGATGCTGATGAAGAAAGGGCGGCTGGCAGTGATGCTCGGTGTTCTCTGTAAGAAAGCGCTGCTAGAAGAAGTGGAAGCGATTATTTTTACAGAAACGACGTCCATCGGCGTGCGGCATTTTCCGGTCGAACGAAAGGCGTGCGAGCGCTTTTTCGGTGAAGTGACGGTCGACGGGGAACGGATCGGCTGTAAGATATGTTCCCATAACGGGCGCGTCACTACTATTTCCGCTGAATATGACGATTGCCGCCGCGCTGCCGAAAAAAGCGGTAAGCCCTTGAAGGAGTGGCAGCGGCGAGCTAAGGAAGAAGCGTATAAAATTTATGGATAA
- a CDS encoding ribonuclease HIII → MDKELTRVVKKFREALPAKGIFCAQEKEINYGCQLICCKGAMRSTVNWYYGRKGISVVLQGNDTPLKEELRQLTKVLADGKKAAAAAPEELIRPYDVKTWIGCDESGKGDVFGPLAAAACLLTEEDALYFQEIGVCDSKTLPDSTIIRLAEQIKGRLGDRCTLRAYPPEDYNRRYAALKKEGKNLNHLLGCLHAENICVLLSKYECPCIIVDKFGKDSYVLDALGCQCAGRQVIQVPRGERDIAVAAASVLARSAFIEGIAALERAFSLSFPKGAWAGIDEAIRLFLQTHEADDLQYVGKLNFKTFDFLR, encoded by the coding sequence ATGGATAAAGAACTGACACGGGTAGTAAAGAAATTTAGAGAAGCACTGCCGGCAAAGGGAATTTTCTGTGCGCAAGAAAAAGAAATCAATTACGGCTGCCAACTCATCTGCTGTAAAGGCGCGATGCGGAGTACCGTCAACTGGTATTACGGCAGAAAGGGAATTTCCGTCGTGTTGCAGGGAAACGACACGCCGTTGAAAGAAGAACTGCGGCAGTTGACGAAGGTGCTCGCCGACGGGAAAAAAGCGGCGGCTGCCGCGCCGGAAGAATTGATTCGCCCATACGATGTAAAAACCTGGATCGGCTGTGACGAGTCGGGAAAGGGGGATGTTTTCGGACCTCTGGCGGCGGCAGCTTGCCTTTTGACGGAAGAAGATGCTCTTTATTTCCAGGAAATCGGCGTTTGTGACAGCAAAACCCTGCCTGATTCCACGATTATCCGGCTGGCGGAACAGATAAAGGGCCGTCTCGGTGATCGTTGTACGCTGCGCGCCTATCCGCCGGAAGACTATAATCGGCGGTATGCCGCATTGAAAAAGGAAGGGAAAAATCTCAATCATCTGTTGGGGTGTCTCCATGCTGAAAACATTTGTGTACTATTGTCAAAGTACGAATGTCCCTGTATAATAGTCGATAAGTTCGGTAAGGACTCTTACGTACTGGATGCATTAGGCTGTCAGTGCGCGGGCAGGCAGGTGATACAGGTGCCTAGAGGGGAGCGGGATATTGCTGTCGCCGCGGCGTCTGTTTTGGCCAGAAGCGCGTTTATAGAAGGAATAGCCGCTTTGGAGCGAGCTTTTTCCCTGTCCTTTCCGAAAGGAGCTTGGGCCGGTATTGATGAGGCCATAAGGCTTTTTTTACAGACCCATGAAGCAGATGATTTGCAGTATGTCGGCAAGTTGAATTTTAAAACTTTTGATTTTCTACGGTGA
- a CDS encoding ChbG/HpnK family deacetylase, with amino-acid sequence MNRLIINADDFGIHEEVNEAVRLAHEQGILSSTSLLASGRAYEEAVAIAKRFPKLGIGIHLCLVGSLPPLSDPGEVPSLLADDGLFPESYATFIQKAYRGKINYEEVYRELDRQMNKIMTSGLPITHVDSHQHLHVLPPVWRIVCSLMKKYGLHRLRLPREAYCFKMLTARPGRVLGRNGLTFLAEKAARDLPALRFLSTDHFWGMVDGGNMNSANLAYILKQLPFGIHEIMMHPGRNKELLSRRYAWHYHWDEELAALLSPAMKEILQKNRIMLITYGDLP; translated from the coding sequence GTGAATCGATTAATTATCAATGCCGATGATTTCGGTATCCATGAAGAAGTGAACGAAGCCGTCCGCCTGGCACATGAGCAGGGAATCTTATCGAGTACATCGCTATTGGCGTCCGGGCGGGCTTATGAAGAGGCGGTGGCAATCGCTAAACGGTTTCCGAAGCTGGGGATCGGCATACATCTTTGTCTTGTCGGTTCCTTGCCGCCACTTTCGGATCCCGGTGAAGTGCCGTCTCTGCTTGCAGATGACGGCCTTTTTCCTGAGAGCTATGCAACGTTTATTCAAAAAGCTTATAGGGGAAAAATCAATTATGAAGAGGTTTATCGTGAATTGGACAGACAAATGAACAAGATCATGACGTCAGGTCTGCCAATCACCCATGTTGACAGTCATCAGCATTTGCATGTACTGCCGCCGGTGTGGCGGATCGTCTGTTCGTTGATGAAAAAGTACGGTTTGCACCGCCTTCGGTTGCCGCGGGAAGCGTACTGTTTCAAGATGCTGACGGCACGTCCCGGACGCGTCTTGGGCAGAAACGGGTTGACCTTCCTCGCTGAAAAAGCGGCAAGGGATTTACCGGCCCTACGATTTTTGTCAACCGATCATTTTTGGGGCATGGTTGACGGCGGTAATATGAACTCTGCGAATTTGGCTTATATTTTAAAACAATTACCGTTCGGTATTCACGAAATCATGATGCATCCCGGCAGGAATAAGGAACTGCTGTCCCGCCGTTACGCTTGGCACTATCATTGGGATGAAGAACTGGCTGCACTGTTGTCGCCGGCGATGAAGGAGATTTTGCAAAAAAACAGAATAATGCTGATTACGTACGGTGATTTGCCGTAG
- a CDS encoding NAD-dependent epimerase/dehydratase family protein has protein sequence MNILVTGGAGFIGSHITDALIAAGHAVTVVDNLSSGKREHVHEQASFFPYDIRDREKMADVFRNGRFEVVFHEAAQTLVPYSLSHPQADADLNIMALLVVLDCCRTYGVRRIVFSSSAAVYGDNMAVPLKETEVPAPTSFYGLTKATAESYLQLYEKHFGLSYVILRYANVYGERQGSNGEGGVVYVFAKALAQGKDLTIYGDGEQSRDFVYVKDVAQANVKALEKEVPSGIYNVSTAIETTVNALKEILIYFSGKGVSVSYADGRSGDIYRSSLSNDKASEVLHWRPATKLLPGLTATYAYFAEEE, from the coding sequence TTGAATATATTAGTAACCGGTGGAGCCGGATTTATCGGCTCTCACATAACTGATGCACTGATCGCAGCCGGGCATGCCGTAACCGTTGTCGATAATTTGAGCAGCGGTAAGCGGGAACATGTCCATGAACAGGCTTCCTTTTTTCCTTATGATATCCGCGATAGGGAAAAGATGGCCGACGTATTCCGGAACGGCCGGTTTGAAGTTGTCTTCCATGAAGCGGCGCAGACGTTGGTGCCGTATTCTCTGTCTCATCCGCAGGCCGATGCCGATCTGAATATTATGGCGCTCCTTGTTGTTTTGGATTGCTGTCGCACGTATGGCGTACGACGTATCGTCTTTTCTTCTTCCGCCGCCGTTTATGGTGATAATATGGCTGTGCCGTTGAAGGAGACGGAAGTGCCGGCGCCTACTTCTTTCTACGGGTTGACAAAGGCGACGGCAGAGTCATATTTGCAGCTTTACGAAAAGCATTTCGGCTTGTCCTACGTTATCCTCCGATATGCCAATGTCTATGGTGAACGGCAGGGGAGCAACGGTGAAGGTGGAGTCGTTTATGTTTTTGCCAAAGCGTTGGCACAGGGAAAAGACTTGACCATCTATGGAGACGGAGAACAATCGCGCGACTTTGTTTATGTCAAAGACGTGGCGCAGGCCAACGTAAAGGCATTGGAAAAAGAGGTGCCGTCCGGTATTTACAACGTCAGTACGGCGATCGAGACGACAGTTAATGCGCTCAAGGAAATTCTGATCTATTTTTCCGGAAAAGGGGTCTCCGTTTCATATGCAGACGGCAGATCCGGCGATATTTATCGCTCGTCTCTCAGTAATGATAAGGCCAGTGAGGTCTTGCACTGGCGCCCGGCAACGAAGCTTTTGCCGGGATTAACGGCGACTTATGCATACTTTGCCGAGGAGGAATGA
- a CDS encoding ACT domain-containing protein — protein MKEDKGLKFYLVREDILPEAIKKTIKVKEILKHQQAKTINEAVRIMDLSRSAFYKYKDCVFPFYDVTQGKLVTLSMNLSDKPGELSQVLNMIAASNGSILTINQGIPLQGMANVSIAIETKDLQLSVEDLVKKLETLSGVRSVYVIGQA, from the coding sequence ATGAAAGAGGATAAGGGATTAAAATTTTATCTTGTTCGAGAAGACATTCTGCCGGAAGCGATAAAAAAAACAATCAAGGTCAAGGAGATATTGAAACATCAGCAGGCGAAGACCATTAATGAAGCCGTGCGCATCATGGATCTGAGCCGCAGCGCTTTTTATAAATACAAAGATTGTGTCTTTCCTTTTTACGACGTTACGCAAGGTAAATTAGTGACGTTGTCTATGAATCTTTCCGATAAACCCGGGGAATTGTCACAAGTGTTAAATATGATCGCCGCCAGCAACGGCAGTATTTTAACGATCAATCAGGGGATTCCCCTGCAAGGGATGGCGAACGTCAGCATCGCCATTGAAACGAAAGATCTGCAATTGTCTGTTGAAGACCTGGTGAAGAAGTTGGAGACCTTATCGGGTGTCCGATCTGTCTATGTCATTGGCCAAGCATAA
- a CDS encoding homoserine dehydrogenase — protein sequence MKTVSIALLGCGTVGKGVIDLLEMNGSIIEEQLNTHLHIKWVLVRDLEKYREMNLPPSITLTTDFQDIVSDPEVEIVAEVMGSADFAKGCIEQCFTCGKSVVSANKDLIADYGIPLLKLSQENDVDFQFEASVAGGIPIIRSMHSSLNSNAIETIIGIMNGTTNYILSNMTERGLSYEAALAEAQQKGYAEADPTNDVSGYDAARKIAILATLGFHSAITFRDVSVEGIEAVTQDDIVHATEMGYVIKLLAIASHDEDGISLNVHPAFIRKGHPLANVGGAYNAVFVRGNCVGDLMYYGQGAGALPTASAVVSDIMSVVLHYNLSMTGKREYVWHETHIKSPQANKAPYYLRMIVANAPGVLSSISGVFARNNISIRSLIQKDETTEIAEIVVLIDSSADGLVRESLQQIADLSCVHRVASAIRVIEV from the coding sequence ATGAAAACAGTATCTATTGCTTTATTGGGATGCGGCACTGTCGGCAAAGGCGTTATCGATCTGTTGGAAATGAACGGCAGCATTATTGAAGAGCAACTGAATACGCATTTGCATATCAAGTGGGTTCTTGTGCGTGATCTGGAAAAGTATCGGGAAATGAACTTGCCTCCATCGATTACGTTGACGACGGATTTCCAGGATATTGTCAGCGATCCTGAAGTCGAAATCGTCGCTGAAGTTATGGGCAGCGCAGATTTCGCCAAAGGATGCATCGAACAGTGTTTTACCTGCGGCAAGAGCGTCGTCAGCGCCAATAAGGATCTGATTGCCGACTATGGAATACCGTTGCTCAAGTTGTCACAAGAAAATGACGTCGATTTTCAATTTGAAGCGAGCGTTGCCGGCGGTATTCCGATTATCCGCTCGATGCACTCGTCGTTGAACAGTAATGCTATTGAAACGATCATCGGAATCATGAACGGCACGACAAATTATATTCTCAGCAATATGACCGAGCGCGGCTTGTCTTATGAAGCGGCCCTGGCGGAAGCGCAGCAGAAGGGATATGCCGAGGCGGATCCGACGAATGATGTCAGCGGTTATGACGCGGCTCGAAAAATAGCGATTTTAGCAACGTTGGGCTTCCATTCGGCCATTACTTTCCGCGACGTTTCCGTTGAGGGAATTGAGGCCGTAACCCAGGATGATATCGTTCATGCCACCGAAATGGGGTATGTTATCAAGCTGTTGGCGATTGCGTCACATGATGAAGACGGTATATCGTTGAATGTCCATCCGGCCTTTATTCGCAAAGGGCATCCGCTGGCCAATGTCGGCGGCGCTTATAACGCCGTTTTCGTACGAGGCAATTGCGTCGGCGATCTGATGTATTACGGGCAAGGCGCCGGAGCGCTGCCGACGGCAAGTGCTGTCGTTAGTGATATCATGAGCGTCGTCCTGCATTATAACTTGAGCATGACGGGCAAACGTGAATATGTATGGCATGAAACGCATATAAAATCGCCGCAAGCCAACAAGGCCCCTTATTATCTGCGCATGATCGTAGCCAACGCTCCCGGTGTATTGTCGAGCATTTCCGGCGTTTTTGCCAGGAACAACATCAGCATCCGTTCGCTTATCCAGAAGGATGAAACGACGGAAATCGCCGAAATTGTCGTGCTTATCGACAGCTCTGCCGACGGGTTGGTGCGTGAATCGCTTCAGCAAATCGCCGACCTTTCCTGTGTGCACCGCGTTGCCAGTGCTATTCGTGTAATTGAGGTGTAA
- the thrB gene encoding homoserine kinase, with protein sequence MMTKELHVRIPATSANLGSGFDAIGLALNLYNDMYFTEDPAADTIAIEVEGEGVGEISTDFDENLVGKSMRAAAVRNQRALPQGGRLRLVNRIPTSRGLGSSSAAIVGGILIGNQLTGGGLSRQDILTLATLIEGHPDNVAPAICGGLAVSVLADGKTLTNSIPIEEGLSFITVSPEIYVSTDMARKALPKTIAYQSAVFNVSRVSYLVSSFIMKRYDTLQYGLEDRLHVPYRLKLIPGGAAVLQAALAAGAAGATISGSGSTLIAFATGCEAAIKDAMIGAFAAQGIRAVGHILKCDNTGAVIL encoded by the coding sequence ATGATGACAAAAGAGCTGCATGTACGAATTCCTGCCACATCGGCTAACTTAGGGTCCGGATTTGACGCCATCGGGTTGGCCTTGAATCTCTATAATGATATGTATTTCACGGAGGACCCTGCAGCCGATACGATTGCAATTGAAGTTGAAGGAGAAGGTGTCGGAGAAATTTCGACGGACTTTGATGAGAATCTCGTCGGTAAATCCATGCGTGCCGCTGCTGTTCGCAATCAGCGGGCATTGCCTCAAGGCGGTCGCCTGAGACTGGTTAACCGCATTCCCACCAGCCGCGGTCTCGGCAGCAGTTCTGCGGCGATTGTCGGCGGTATTCTTATCGGCAACCAATTGACGGGAGGCGGGCTGTCCCGGCAAGATATACTGACGTTAGCAACGCTTATTGAAGGACATCCCGATAACGTCGCTCCGGCGATTTGCGGCGGTCTTGCCGTATCTGTCCTGGCAGACGGAAAAACGTTAACGAATTCGATTCCTATTGAAGAAGGGCTTTCTTTTATTACGGTCAGTCCTGAAATTTACGTTTCTACCGACATGGCTCGTAAGGCTTTGCCGAAGACGATTGCTTATCAAAGCGCCGTTTTCAATGTCAGCCGTGTCAGCTATCTGGTATCATCATTTATCATGAAACGATATGATACGTTGCAGTACGGTCTGGAGGACAGGCTGCACGTGCCGTATCGGCTGAAATTGATTCCCGGCGGCGCTGCCGTCCTGCAGGCCGCGTTGGCGGCGGGAGCGGCGGGAGCGACGATCAGCGGTTCGGGATCGACGCTGATTGCTTTCGCGACGGGCTGTGAGGCGGCGATAAAAGATGCTATGATCGGAGCTTTTGCCGCCCAGGGAATACGGGCTGTCGGTCATATTTTAAAATGTGATAATACAGGTGCCGTTATCCTTTAA
- the nudC gene encoding NAD(+) diphosphatase codes for MLQDISPHRFYNQYRPVPLQKDGFILSYRERQVLVKKDGDSIALPRFADYAVSLPQPLQWAFRIDTWQFFLSPAALPEKDEFTYLPIMEMRHLEPRSLAFAAVSGLSLHNWYENHRYCGQCGAPMKHSDTERMVHCDTCHTLIYPRICPAVIVAVRNGDSLLVSKYAGRSGNKRWALLAGFAEIGETIEETVHREVMEEVGIRVKNLTFYKSQPWGFSDSLLFGFFCDLDGAAALNVDHRELAVAEWRLRQDLPKDAEAATLTMEMISLFRQGKA; via the coding sequence ATGTTGCAGGATATTTCACCGCATCGTTTTTACAATCAATATCGGCCCGTACCGTTGCAAAAAGACGGGTTCATCCTGTCGTATAGAGAGCGTCAGGTGTTGGTTAAAAAGGATGGCGACAGTATTGCGTTGCCCCGCTTCGCCGATTATGCCGTTTCTTTGCCGCAGCCGTTACAATGGGCATTTCGCATCGATACTTGGCAGTTTTTTCTTTCACCTGCGGCATTACCGGAAAAGGACGAATTTACGTATTTGCCGATTATGGAGATGCGTCATCTGGAGCCGCGCTCGCTGGCTTTTGCCGCCGTTTCCGGTCTGTCGCTGCACAATTGGTATGAAAATCATCGGTATTGCGGGCAATGTGGCGCTCCTATGAAGCACAGTGATACGGAACGCATGGTGCATTGCGATACGTGTCATACGCTGATCTATCCGCGTATTTGTCCGGCCGTCATCGTTGCCGTCCGCAACGGCGATTCGCTACTCGTGTCAAAATATGCCGGCAGAAGCGGCAATAAGCGGTGGGCGTTATTGGCGGGATTTGCCGAAATCGGTGAAACGATAGAAGAAACGGTACATCGGGAGGTTATGGAAGAAGTAGGGATACGCGTTAAAAATTTAACTTTTTATAAGAGTCAGCCATGGGGATTTTCCGATTCGCTTCTTTTCGGTTTTTTTTGCGATCTCGACGGTGCTGCTGCGTTAAACGTCGATCATCGAGAACTGGCCGTTGCCGAATGGCGTCTTCGGCAGGATCTGCCGAAAGATGCGGAAGCGGCTACGTTGACGATGGAAATGATCAGCCTTTTCCGGCAAGGAAAAGCATAA